Genomic DNA from Gemmatimonadota bacterium:
GACCCCTACCAGGCCAATCCGATCTCGGGGGATCACTACTACGAGGTGGAGCCCGCCCATCTCGTCCGGTCCATCCTGCTGGGAGTGGTCACCTACGATGGCAACCTGATGGTGGTGGCGCCCAAAGGGGAGCTGCCGGACTTCCCGCAGCGGGGGCCGTTCGTCCACGGTGTGGCCGATCCGCCCGAGGCCCCATGAAGAAGATCGTCGTCGTCAACAACCCGAAGCTCTGGACCCTGGATGTGGAGGGGTGCGAGATCGTCGCGGGCCGAGACTACCTGCTGGACCCCCAGTGGGGACAGCGCGATGCCCGGGTCTTCAACCTCTGTCGCGAGTATCGCTACGGTTCTCAGGGCTATTACGTCTCCCTCCTGGCGGAGGCGCGGGGCCAGCGCGTGATTCCCAGCGTCAAGACGATCCAGGATCTGAAGACGCCGGCGGTCACCCGCATCCTCACAGAGGAGCTGGACGATCTCGTGCGCCGTTCCTTGCGGGACGTGCCCGGTGACACCTTCGAGATGGACGTGTATTTCGGAGAGAGCCCGCGCAAGGACCACGAGAAGCTGGCCCTCGAGCTCCACCGCCTTTTCGTGGCGCCCTTCCTGCGCGCGCGCTTCGAGAAGGATGCGCGCTGGGAGCTGCAGAACGTGCGCATCCTGGCGCTGGGAGACATCGAGGAGGCGGATGTCGATTTCGCGCGCACCGCCACCGCGCAGTATCTGGGACGGCGGCGCTACCACAGCCCCCGTCCCAGCAAGTTCATCTATGACCTGGCCATCCTGCACGACCCCGAGGAGAAGGCGCCGCCCTCCGACCGTGCTGCGTTGAATCGCTTCCTCGGTGCGGGCGAGGCGCTCGGCTTCAGTACCGAACTGATCACGCGTGAGGACTCGGACCGCATCGGCGAGTTCGACGCCCTTCTGATCCGGGCCACCACCGAGGTGGACCACTACACCTACCGTTTCGCCCGACGAGCCCAGTCGGAGGGGATGCCGGTCATCGACGACCCTGATTCCATCCTGCGCTGTACCAACAAGGTATTCCTGGCAGAAGCGCTGAACGCCGCCGGGGTCCCCAGCCCCAAGACGATGATCGTGCACAAGGAGAACGCGGACCAGGTGCGCGAACAGATCGGACTGCCCTGCGTACTCAAGGTGCCGGACGGCTCATTCTCTCTGGGCGTCACGCGTGCCGAGGACAAAGCGGGCTTGGATCGAGATCTGGAACGCATGCTGTCCCAGTCGGAGTTGATCATCGCACAGGCGTACACACCCACTCCTTTCGACTGGAGAGTGGGAGTCCTCAACGGGGAGCCGCTGTTCGCCTGCCGCTACTACATGGCCTCTGGGCATTGGCAGATCTACAACTGGAAGAGCCAGACCAGCCGGGACGTGGAAGGAGATTGGGAGACGCTCGACGTGACGGCCGCGCCCGAGGCGGTGATCACGACTGCACTGAAGGCGGCGGCGCTGATGGGGGATGGCCTCTACGGGGTGGACCTGAAGGAGCTCGATGGGCAGCCCATGGTGATCGAGGTCAACGACAATCCCAACATCGATCACGGTGTCGAGGACCAGGTGTTGGGAGACGAGCTCTACCGACGCATCGTGCTCACCTTGCGGGAACGCTTCGAGCGGAAGTTCCAGATCCGTGGACGCTGAGCATGCGCTGGGGCTCTTCGATGGCTTCGGCGTCGAGCTGGAGTACATGGTCGTGGACCGTGACTCGCTCGGCGTGCGTCCCGTCGTGGATGACCTCATCGAGCGCGTGACCGGAAGCATCTCCGCGGACGTGGAGCGCGACGATCTGGAGTGGTCCAACGAGCTCGTCAGCCATGTCCTCGAGCTGAAGACGGCGGGTCCAGCGCCGTCCCTGGAGCCGCTGGCGCGCCGCTTCCACGAGGAGGTGCTGGCTGTCCACGGCTATCTCGAGCCGCTGAGCGCCACGCTGTTGGGCACCGGTGCCCACCCATTCATGGACCCGGCCACCGAGACGCGCCTGTGGCCGCACGAGTACAACGAGGTGTACGCGCTGTACGACC
This window encodes:
- a CDS encoding RimK family protein is translated as MKKIVVVNNPKLWTLDVEGCEIVAGRDYLLDPQWGQRDARVFNLCREYRYGSQGYYVSLLAEARGQRVIPSVKTIQDLKTPAVTRILTEELDDLVRRSLRDVPGDTFEMDVYFGESPRKDHEKLALELHRLFVAPFLRARFEKDARWELQNVRILALGDIEEADVDFARTATAQYLGRRRYHSPRPSKFIYDLAILHDPEEKAPPSDRAALNRFLGAGEALGFSTELITREDSDRIGEFDALLIRATTEVDHYTYRFARRAQSEGMPVIDDPDSILRCTNKVFLAEALNAAGVPSPKTMIVHKENADQVREQIGLPCVLKVPDGSFSLGVTRAEDKAGLDRDLERMLSQSELIIAQAYTPTPFDWRVGVLNGEPLFACRYYMASGHWQIYNWKSQTSRDVEGDWETLDVTAAPEAVITTALKAAALMGDGLYGVDLKELDGQPMVIEVNDNPNIDHGVEDQVLGDELYRRIVLTLRERFERKFQIRGR